The following coding sequences lie in one Pseudarthrobacter phenanthrenivorans Sphe3 genomic window:
- the cysS gene encoding cysteine--tRNA ligase: MTLRFYDTASAEVRNFVPLVEGKASLYYCGATVQGMPHVGHIRSAIAFDQLTRWLAFRGLRVTVVRNVTDIDDKILAKSEASFAPGFQPEAGEVPEEEWWALAYRYEREFLKAYDILGVSRPTYEPRATGHIPEMHALIQQLIDRGHAYPALDDSGDVYFDVRSWSKYGALTRQNIDDMQAAPDADPRGKKDPRDFALWKGSKEGEPTTASWASPWGAGRPGWHLECSAMVTKYLGTEFDIHGGGLDLRFPHHENEMAQSQAAGHPFANFWMHNGMVTYEGEKMSKSIGNTISPAEMLELASPRVVRYYLGQAHYRSVLDYRPTSLQEAAAAVERIDGFLAKAAARFGKEQGSVDGGSGPSSNAMEAFSEAMDDDLNVPRALAALHETVRAGNTALAEGNDDDARLALDTVRVMTDVLGLDAVAGIDAGSGKEAAALDVLVQAQLAARAAARAQKDWAASDAIRETLAHAGIVVEDGPDGATWTLKRD, translated from the coding sequence GTGACCCTGCGCTTCTATGACACTGCCTCCGCCGAAGTCCGGAACTTCGTACCCCTCGTCGAGGGCAAGGCCAGCCTTTACTACTGCGGAGCCACGGTGCAGGGCATGCCCCACGTGGGCCACATCCGCTCGGCCATCGCTTTTGACCAGTTAACGCGCTGGCTGGCTTTCCGGGGGCTCAGGGTGACAGTGGTCAGGAACGTCACGGACATTGATGACAAGATCCTGGCTAAATCGGAGGCGTCCTTCGCCCCCGGCTTCCAGCCCGAAGCGGGGGAGGTCCCGGAGGAGGAGTGGTGGGCCCTGGCCTACCGCTACGAACGCGAGTTCCTCAAGGCCTATGACATCCTGGGCGTCTCCCGGCCCACCTACGAGCCTCGCGCCACCGGCCACATCCCTGAGATGCATGCCCTCATCCAGCAGCTGATCGACCGCGGGCATGCCTACCCGGCGCTGGACGATTCCGGTGACGTGTATTTCGACGTCCGTTCTTGGAGCAAGTACGGCGCACTCACCAGGCAGAACATCGACGACATGCAGGCGGCACCGGACGCGGATCCACGCGGCAAGAAGGACCCCCGGGACTTCGCCTTGTGGAAGGGTTCAAAAGAGGGAGAGCCGACGACGGCGAGCTGGGCTTCGCCGTGGGGCGCCGGCCGGCCGGGCTGGCACCTGGAGTGCTCCGCGATGGTCACCAAGTACCTGGGGACTGAGTTTGATATCCATGGCGGGGGCCTGGATCTGCGGTTCCCGCACCACGAGAACGAGATGGCCCAGTCGCAGGCGGCCGGGCACCCGTTCGCCAACTTCTGGATGCACAACGGCATGGTGACGTACGAGGGCGAAAAGATGTCCAAGTCCATCGGCAACACCATCAGCCCTGCGGAGATGCTGGAACTCGCGTCACCCCGCGTGGTCCGCTACTACCTCGGCCAGGCACACTACCGCTCTGTCCTGGACTACCGCCCCACCTCCCTGCAGGAGGCCGCGGCCGCCGTCGAACGTATTGACGGCTTCCTGGCCAAGGCGGCGGCGCGCTTCGGCAAGGAGCAGGGTTCCGTGGACGGCGGCTCCGGCCCGTCCAGCAACGCAATGGAAGCGTTCTCCGAGGCCATGGATGACGACCTGAACGTCCCCCGCGCGCTGGCAGCCCTCCACGAAACCGTCCGCGCCGGAAACACGGCGCTTGCCGAAGGGAACGACGACGACGCCCGCCTCGCGCTGGATACGGTGCGGGTCATGACGGACGTCCTGGGCCTTGACGCTGTGGCAGGGATCGACGCCGGCAGCGGCAAGGAGGCAGCCGCCCTGGACGTGCTGGTCCAGGCGCAGCTGGCTGCCCGGGCCGCCGCCCGGGCCCAGAAGGACTGGGCCGCCTCCGACGCTATCCGTGAGACCCTGGCGCACGCCGGCATCGTGGTGGAGGATGGCCCGGACGGGGCCACCTGGACCCTCAAGCGGGACTGA
- the rlmB gene encoding 23S rRNA (guanosine(2251)-2'-O)-methyltransferase RlmB: MANNGRRSVKAKKGPTIGTGGHGRKALEGKGPTPKAEDRPYHKAHKAKQLAERSAAKRNPGARSAGAAKSGPKGRATEEVVTGRNSVVEALRAGIPAKALHVAIRIEMDDRVKESLKIAAERGIPLLETGKPELDRMTEDAVHQGLVLQIPPYDYQDAYELAEETVAKWKKGHVANAPLFVALDGITDPRNLGAIIRSVSAFSGHGVIVPERRSVGVTASAWKTSAGAAVRVPVARASNLNNALKQFKNMGIFVLGLDGDGDVSLPDLTLATEPVCIVVGSEGKGLSRLVRENCDQIVSIPIDSAMESLNASMAVGISLYEISRQRAAK; this comes from the coding sequence ATGGCCAACAATGGTCGCCGATCGGTTAAAGCAAAGAAGGGCCCAACCATCGGAACCGGTGGCCATGGGCGCAAGGCCCTGGAAGGCAAGGGCCCCACGCCCAAAGCCGAGGACCGCCCGTACCACAAGGCACACAAGGCCAAGCAGCTTGCCGAGCGTTCCGCAGCCAAGCGCAATCCCGGCGCGCGCAGTGCCGGAGCCGCCAAGTCCGGCCCCAAGGGCCGCGCCACGGAGGAAGTGGTGACCGGCCGCAACTCGGTGGTGGAGGCGCTCCGCGCAGGCATCCCTGCCAAAGCCCTGCACGTGGCCATCCGTATTGAAATGGATGACCGGGTCAAGGAATCCCTGAAGATCGCAGCCGAACGCGGCATCCCGCTGCTCGAAACGGGCAAACCCGAGCTGGACCGGATGACCGAGGATGCCGTCCACCAGGGGCTGGTGCTCCAGATCCCGCCGTACGACTACCAGGACGCGTACGAGCTCGCTGAAGAAACGGTCGCGAAGTGGAAGAAGGGGCATGTCGCCAATGCACCGCTCTTCGTGGCGCTGGACGGAATTACCGATCCCCGCAACCTCGGCGCGATCATCCGCTCCGTGTCCGCGTTCAGCGGCCATGGCGTGATCGTCCCCGAGCGCCGTTCCGTCGGCGTCACCGCCTCCGCGTGGAAGACCAGCGCCGGTGCGGCCGTCCGCGTCCCGGTAGCCAGGGCGTCGAACCTCAACAACGCCCTGAAGCAGTTCAAGAACATGGGGATCTTCGTTCTTGGCCTGGACGGGGACGGCGACGTTTCCCTGCCGGACCTGACGCTTGCGACCGAGCCGGTGTGCATAGTAGTGGGCTCGGAAGGGAAGGGCCTGAGCCGCCTGGTCCGCGAGAACTGCGACCAGATCGTCTCCATCCCCATCGATTCCGCCATGGAATCGCTGAATGCCTCAATGGCTGTGGGAATCTCGCTCTACGAGATCTCGCGCCAGCGCGCCGCAAAGTAG
- the glgX gene encoding glycogen debranching protein GlgX — MVMPLFDTASTMDASRALPLGVSVPRADSGGTRHRAGGRANVACFAPGVASLDIVYIAPGGSWRVQRLPNVTHGVHHGIVEDLPYGSRYGFRAASSEDSLPFSVPTGGIEDDGGQPLLLDPYGRAVDQRDGFLTSVRMSGDFDWGTDERLRLPWRNTIIYEAHVRGQSMLHPDVPEELRGTYAGMAHPAIIEHLTSLGITSVQLLPVHFHLDEPHLQDLGLTNYWGYNTAAFFAPHPGYATRAAQAAGPQAVQDEFKGMVKLLHAAGLEVILDVVYNHTAEGGPDGPTISFRGLGEQTYYRTDGHGKYVDTTGCGNSLNFGEPRVVQMVLDSLRYWVDEFHIDGFRFDLAVTLCRNAANEFDPRHPFLVAIAADPVLSDVKLIAEPWDVGYGGWQTGRFPGGWVDWNDHFRDALRSFWLADRAALDAGGHGGPMAKLADALSGSAALFQASGRSRLASVNFVTAHDGFTLNDLVSYDRKHNEDNGEENRDGHGDNRSYNHGVEGPTEDGRILAKRAQSRRNLMASMLISLGVPMIAAGDELARTQHGNNNAYCQDNHIAWLDWTRTPESHEMLRSTKRYIRLRKEFLAAQPHDFPVRDEQSYLYWFDKDGHPMTRECWNDPQHRVVQLLLGSDNGALAGLMVVNGSGSDVQITLPRVTAEGTSQRLFELRLTTSPLHEVRQGGRVAAGEKDLVEAHSISIYRT; from the coding sequence ATGGTCATGCCGCTTTTCGACACTGCTTCAACCATGGACGCGTCCAGGGCGCTACCCCTTGGTGTTAGTGTTCCGCGCGCTGATTCGGGCGGGACGCGCCACCGGGCCGGCGGACGCGCCAACGTGGCCTGCTTCGCTCCCGGTGTGGCCAGCCTGGACATCGTGTACATCGCTCCGGGTGGAAGCTGGCGTGTCCAGCGGCTGCCCAACGTCACCCATGGCGTCCACCACGGAATCGTGGAAGACCTCCCCTACGGCTCACGGTACGGTTTCCGTGCTGCCTCCAGCGAGGACTCCCTCCCTTTTTCGGTTCCCACCGGCGGCATCGAGGACGACGGCGGGCAGCCGCTGCTGCTGGATCCCTACGGGCGCGCCGTGGACCAGCGTGACGGCTTCCTGACGAGCGTGCGCATGTCCGGCGACTTCGACTGGGGAACAGACGAGCGGCTGCGACTGCCCTGGCGAAACACGATCATCTATGAGGCGCACGTCCGCGGGCAGAGCATGCTCCATCCGGATGTTCCCGAGGAACTGCGGGGCACCTACGCCGGGATGGCCCATCCCGCCATCATTGAGCACCTGACCAGCCTGGGTATCACGTCCGTGCAACTGCTGCCAGTCCACTTCCACCTGGATGAGCCGCACCTGCAGGACCTTGGACTGACGAACTACTGGGGCTACAACACGGCGGCCTTCTTCGCCCCGCATCCCGGTTATGCCACGCGGGCAGCGCAGGCAGCGGGGCCGCAGGCGGTCCAGGACGAGTTCAAGGGCATGGTCAAGCTCCTTCACGCCGCAGGCCTGGAAGTCATCCTTGATGTCGTTTACAACCACACGGCAGAGGGGGGTCCGGACGGCCCGACGATCAGCTTCCGCGGATTGGGGGAGCAGACCTACTACCGCACCGACGGGCACGGAAAGTACGTGGATACTACAGGCTGCGGAAACAGCCTGAACTTCGGTGAACCCCGGGTAGTCCAGATGGTCCTTGACTCCCTGCGCTACTGGGTGGACGAGTTCCACATCGACGGCTTCCGCTTTGATCTTGCCGTGACACTGTGCCGCAATGCCGCCAACGAGTTCGACCCGCGGCATCCGTTCCTGGTCGCCATCGCCGCGGATCCGGTCCTCTCCGACGTGAAGCTGATCGCCGAACCATGGGATGTGGGCTACGGCGGCTGGCAGACCGGCCGCTTCCCCGGAGGGTGGGTGGACTGGAACGACCATTTCCGCGACGCACTTCGCTCCTTCTGGCTGGCCGACCGCGCTGCCCTCGATGCCGGCGGTCATGGTGGACCCATGGCAAAACTTGCGGATGCGCTGTCCGGGTCCGCTGCCCTTTTCCAGGCCTCGGGCCGTTCCCGCCTTGCATCGGTAAACTTCGTCACCGCACATGACGGCTTTACCCTCAACGACCTCGTTTCCTATGACCGCAAGCACAATGAGGACAATGGCGAGGAGAACAGGGACGGGCACGGGGACAACCGCAGCTACAATCACGGTGTGGAGGGCCCCACCGAGGATGGCAGGATCCTTGCCAAGCGCGCCCAGTCCCGCCGCAACCTGATGGCCTCAATGCTGATCTCCCTTGGCGTTCCCATGATTGCCGCCGGAGATGAACTGGCCCGGACCCAGCACGGCAACAACAACGCCTACTGCCAGGACAACCACATTGCCTGGCTGGATTGGACCCGCACGCCCGAGTCCCACGAGATGCTTCGCAGCACCAAGCGCTACATCCGTTTGCGCAAGGAGTTCCTCGCGGCTCAGCCGCACGACTTTCCCGTCCGCGACGAGCAGTCCTACCTGTACTGGTTCGACAAAGACGGGCATCCCATGACCCGTGAATGCTGGAATGACCCGCAGCACCGCGTGGTGCAGCTCCTGCTGGGCTCCGATAACGGCGCCCTGGCCGGACTGATGGTGGTGAACGGCAGCGGCTCGGACGTCCAGATCACGCTGCCGCGCGTCACTGCCGAGGGCACCTCGCAGCGGTTGTTCGAGCTCCGGCTGACCACCTCGCCCCTGCACGAGGTGCGCCAGGGCGGCCGGGTGGCGGCGGGGGAGAAGGACCTCGTGGAGGCCCACTCCATCAGTATCTACCGCACCTAG
- a CDS encoding guanyl-specific ribonuclease, with protein MRNRSLLPLLLAGLAVLALLAFGGTGVLGQWTESTTPAPTSAAAPSQPQVAATQDAPGRNNPSTLPPIRESELPAEGRRVLGMIRGGGPYRYSQDDQVFGNFERILPRRDRGYYREYTVPTPGESDRGARRIVAGAGGDKYYTDDHYQTFKFILEGT; from the coding sequence ATGCGCAACCGTTCCCTCCTGCCCCTGCTGTTGGCAGGACTGGCAGTACTTGCCCTGCTGGCTTTCGGCGGCACCGGCGTCCTGGGCCAGTGGACGGAAAGTACGACGCCGGCGCCCACCTCCGCTGCCGCGCCCTCGCAGCCGCAGGTGGCGGCCACACAGGATGCGCCCGGCCGGAACAACCCCTCCACGCTGCCTCCGATAAGGGAGTCGGAGCTTCCGGCCGAAGGCCGGAGAGTACTCGGAATGATCCGCGGGGGCGGGCCCTACCGCTACAGCCAGGACGACCAGGTGTTCGGCAACTTCGAGCGGATCCTGCCACGGCGGGACAGGGGCTATTACCGCGAGTACACGGTGCCGACGCCCGGAGAGTCGGACAGGGGCGCCCGCCGGATCGTGGCGGGGGCCGGCGGGGACAAGTACTACACGGACGACCATTACCAGACGTTCAAGTTCATACTGGAAGGCACCTAG
- a CDS encoding barstar family protein, with amino-acid sequence MKIYSGDTWTLEELQEQVTDAGRRSLVIPPADSKKAVLETFGEVLDFPEDYGVNLDALNDSLHDFADAITDNGNPPVTVLWQVAAPFRADRSFGIICEILQDAERYAGKDLAVTAVLL; translated from the coding sequence ATGAAGATCTACTCAGGCGACACCTGGACCTTGGAAGAACTGCAGGAGCAGGTGACGGACGCGGGGCGCCGGAGCCTGGTTATTCCCCCGGCGGACAGCAAGAAGGCCGTCCTGGAAACCTTCGGCGAAGTCCTGGATTTTCCGGAAGACTACGGTGTCAACCTCGACGCACTGAACGACTCACTGCATGATTTCGCCGACGCCATCACGGACAACGGGAATCCCCCGGTGACGGTTCTGTGGCAGGTGGCTGCCCCGTTCCGCGCTGACAGGTCCTTCGGGATAATCTGCGAGATCCTCCAGGACGCGGAACGCTATGCCGGGAAGGACCTGGCCGTGACCGCCGTGCTGCTCTAG
- a CDS encoding thiamine pyrophosphate-requiring protein, translating to MTDRTVADVIVDRLSAWGVNRVFGYSGDGINGFMGALRRAEGRVEFVQARHEETAAFMAVGHAKYTGGVGVVTSTQGPGAVHLLNGLYDAKLDSVPVVAIVGQQSRTVLGSAYMQEIDLTSLFKDVAAQFVQQVSAPEQVPMVLDRAFRTAKATSSPCVVIVPHDLQSAPAPELPQEHGIVVTAPSWSTAAASPREEDLDAAAALLNSAERVALLVGQGARHAAKEVVAVAEKLGAGIATSLLGKPYVDETLPFAVGTMGHLGTTASAHLLGHCDALLIVGSNDPWTEFYPPPGAARAVQIDIDERKIGNRYPVEVGLAGDAAAALEALGARLETRPRGAWRSDVEAEVSRWRLLAADRAAVPARPINPERVVRELNGRLPADALVSIDVGSCVYWYARQLVLPPGVPAHLSGTLASMGCSIPYGIAAKLAHPERPLVALAGDGAMQMAGIAELVTVAHRWRQWADPRFVVCVFNNRELTEVTWEQRESEGEPRFAASQELPDFPFAGYADLLGLTGIRVEDPELLGDAWERALAADRPVVIDVLTDPEIPLLPPFPAGREKAETMRKGLAAEVDGGRASALLDTYLGHEERPRV from the coding sequence ATGACTGACCGTACCGTGGCCGATGTGATTGTGGACCGGCTCAGTGCCTGGGGCGTCAACCGGGTCTTTGGCTATAGCGGTGACGGGATCAACGGCTTCATGGGGGCCCTGCGCCGGGCCGAGGGACGGGTTGAGTTCGTCCAGGCGCGGCACGAGGAAACGGCCGCCTTCATGGCGGTGGGGCACGCGAAGTACACCGGCGGGGTGGGGGTGGTCACCTCCACCCAGGGGCCGGGTGCCGTCCACCTGCTGAACGGCCTGTATGACGCCAAGCTGGACAGCGTTCCGGTGGTTGCGATCGTGGGGCAACAAAGCCGGACGGTGCTGGGTTCCGCCTACATGCAGGAGATCGACCTCACCTCCCTGTTCAAGGACGTCGCGGCGCAGTTCGTCCAGCAGGTCAGCGCACCTGAGCAGGTTCCGATGGTCCTGGACCGGGCCTTCCGCACCGCCAAGGCCACTTCCTCGCCCTGCGTGGTCATCGTTCCGCACGATCTCCAGTCAGCGCCAGCGCCGGAACTCCCGCAGGAGCACGGCATCGTGGTTACCGCGCCGTCGTGGAGCACGGCAGCCGCTTCGCCCCGGGAAGAGGACCTGGACGCGGCCGCTGCCCTGCTGAACTCCGCGGAGAGGGTGGCGCTGCTGGTGGGCCAGGGAGCGCGGCACGCAGCCAAGGAGGTGGTGGCGGTGGCGGAGAAGCTGGGAGCCGGAATTGCCACCAGTTTGCTGGGCAAGCCGTACGTCGACGAAACGCTGCCCTTCGCCGTGGGCACCATGGGGCATCTGGGTACCACTGCCAGCGCGCACCTGCTGGGGCACTGCGATGCCCTGCTGATCGTCGGTTCCAACGATCCCTGGACCGAGTTCTATCCGCCGCCGGGCGCTGCCCGCGCCGTCCAGATCGACATCGATGAACGGAAGATCGGCAATCGCTACCCGGTGGAGGTGGGACTCGCCGGAGACGCAGCGGCTGCGCTTGAAGCCCTGGGCGCCAGGCTTGAGACCCGCCCGCGCGGCGCCTGGCGATCGGATGTGGAGGCGGAGGTCAGCCGCTGGCGCCTCCTCGCCGCGGACCGGGCAGCAGTGCCGGCCCGCCCCATCAACCCGGAGCGCGTGGTCCGGGAGCTGAACGGCAGGCTGCCGGCGGACGCCCTGGTGAGTATCGACGTCGGCAGTTGCGTTTACTGGTATGCGCGGCAGCTTGTCCTTCCGCCAGGTGTCCCTGCTCACCTTTCCGGGACCTTGGCAAGCATGGGGTGCTCCATCCCCTACGGCATCGCGGCGAAGCTGGCGCATCCCGAGCGTCCGCTGGTGGCGCTCGCGGGCGATGGGGCCATGCAGATGGCGGGCATCGCCGAACTGGTGACCGTCGCCCACCGGTGGCGGCAATGGGCCGATCCCCGGTTCGTGGTCTGCGTCTTCAACAACCGGGAACTGACCGAGGTGACCTGGGAGCAGCGGGAGTCCGAAGGCGAACCACGGTTCGCGGCCAGCCAGGAGCTCCCTGATTTTCCGTTCGCGGGGTACGCGGACCTGTTGGGCCTGACCGGCATCCGCGTCGAGGATCCCGAGCTCCTAGGGGACGCCTGGGAGCGGGCATTAGCGGCCGACCGTCCGGTGGTGATCGACGTGCTGACCGATCCCGAAATTCCCCTCCTGCCGCCGTTCCCGGCCGGGCGGGAAAAGGCGGAGACCATGCGCAAGGGCCTCGCAGCGGAGGTCGACGGCGGCCGTGCTTCCGCCTTGCTGGATACCTACCTCGGGCATGAGGAGCGTCCCCGGGTTTAG